Proteins from a genomic interval of Neovison vison isolate M4711 chromosome 4, ASM_NN_V1, whole genome shotgun sequence:
- the GPNMB gene encoding transmembrane glycoprotein NMB, with product MACLHCFLGFLLLAARLPLDAARRFHDVLSNERTSGYTREHSQLTGWSSDENEWNEKLYPVWKKEDPRWKNSWRGGHVQAILTSDSPALVGSTITFVVDLVFPRCQKEDVNGNIVYENNCRNDTDPSPDLYVYNWTEESGWGNDHSQDHHHVFPDGKPFPHHPGWRRCSFVYVFHTLGQYLQKLGRGSARVSINTANVTLGPQLMEVIVYRRHHHVYVPIAKVKDVYVVTDHVPVFVTMYQKNDRNLSDETFLRDIPIMFSVLIHDPSHFLNESAINYKWNFGDNTGLFVSNNPTLNHTYVLNGTFSLNLTVQAAVPGPCPSPSPKPPKPTSPLSSAGDRPPELRATPVETCHINRYGYFKATITIVDGILEVNIIQMTDVVTPVPQPDKSLMDFVVTCQGIMPTEVCTIVSDPTCQITYNTVCDPVDVDTDDTCLLTVRRAFSGSGTYCMNLTLSDNTSLALTSTLVSVSARDPASPSRIANGALVSVGCLAIFVTVITLLVYKKHKEYKLVGRSARIVLKGQGLNALLNHAKAIFRLGNQERDPLLKHQPGTV from the exons GATTTCATGACGTGCTGAGCAATGAAAGAACTTCTGGTTATACGAGGGAGCACAGCCAACTAACTGGTTGGTCATCAGATGAGAATGAATGGAATGAAAAACTCTACCCAGTATGGAAGAAGGAAGACCCAAGGTGGAAAAACTCCTGGAGAG GAGGCCACGTGCAGGCGATTCTGACCAGTGATTCACCAGCACTTGTGGGCTCAACCATCACGTTTGTGGTAGACCTGGTGTTCCCCAGATGCCAGAAGGAAGATGTCAATGGCAACATAGTTTATGAGAATAACTGCAGAAATG ATACTGATCCATCTCCTGACCTGTACGTTTACAACTGGACCGAGGAAAGCGGTTGGGGAAATGACCACAGCCAAGACCATCACCACGTGTTCCCTGATGGAAAGCCTTTCCCTCACCACCCTGGATGGAGGAGATGCAGTTTTGTCTACGTCTTTCACACACTTG GTCAGTATTTGCAGAAGTTAGGACGGGGTTCAGCAAGAGTTTCTATAAACACAGCCAATGTGACACTTGGCCCCCAACTCATGGAAGTAATTGTTTATAGAAGACACCACCACGTATATGTCCCCATCGCAAAAGTGAAAGACGTGTACGTGGTAACAG ATCACGTTCCTGTATTTGTGACTATGTACCAGAAGAATGATCGCAATTTATCTGATGAAACCTTCCTCAGGGACATCCCCATTATGTTCAGTGTCCTGATTCACGACCCTAGTCACTTCCTCAATGAGTCGGCCATCAACTACAAGTGGAACTTCGGGGATAATACTGGTCTGTTTGTTTCCAACAACCCAACTTTGAATCACACATATGTGCTCAATGGAACCTTCAGCCTTAACCTCACTGTGCAAGCTGCAGTGCCTGGACCTTGTCCTTCACCTTCACCCAAACCTCCAAAACCCACCTCTCCTTTAT CATCAGCGGGTGACCGCCCCCCAGAGCTGAGGGCGACTCCTGTGGAAACCTGCCATATTAACAGATACGGTTACTTCAAAGCCACCATCACGATTGTAG ATGGAATCCTGGAGGTCAACATCATCCAGATGACAGACGTTGTGACGCCTGTGCCACAGCCTGACAAGTCGCTGATGGATTTTGTTGTGACCTGTCAAGGGAT CATGCCCACGGAGGTCTGTACCATAGTTTCTGACCCTACCTGCCAGATCACCTACAACACGGTCTGTGACCCTGTAGATGTGGACACAGATGACACTTGCTTGCTGACTGTGAGAAGAGCCTTCAGTGGGTCAGGGACATACTGTATGAACCTGACCCTCAGTGATAATACGAGTCTGGCGCTCACGAGCAcccttgtctctgtctctgcaagAG ACCCAGCTTCCCCTTCAAGAATAGCAAATGGTGCCCTGGTCTCCGTGGGCTGCTTAGCCATATTTGTCACTGTGATCACCCTTTTGGTATACAA AAAACACAAGGAGTACAAACTGGTAGGCCGCAGTGCTAGGATCGTGCTCAAAGGCCAGGGCCTGAATGCCCTCCTCAACCATGCAAAGGCCATATTCCGCCTTGGGAACCAGGAAAGAGATCCTTTGCTCAAGCATCAACCAGGAACTGTTTAA